From the genome of Longimicrobium sp., one region includes:
- a CDS encoding NAD(P)/FAD-dependent oxidoreductase, with protein MTDVAVVGGGPAGCAAALALRAHAPGLSVTLLEASAYAEPRIGETLPPPAAEVLRRLGVWDEFQAQEHRPAYGTSAAWGGARPHDHDFFGSVHSVGWHLDRSAFDAMLASAAEGRGVSVRRSTRVTGAEREGGGWRLALDGAPALHARFVIDATGPSASFARRHGGARSRVVDRLAGFARFLREARPTPAGTLVEAFPDGWWYTAALPGGLRVAVCMTDSDLARPLRLDEERGWLDALRAAPVTSSLLEGAEPCGPPLVRAPRSRRLDPPTGDGWLAAGDAASTFDPLSSQGVLKALRSGIFAAYAAGDLLTTSDERGMRRYDHFIRQEFAGYLRARSRYYAEERRWPAREFWRRRHAPEPAAAP; from the coding sequence ATGACGGACGTCGCGGTGGTGGGCGGCGGCCCGGCCGGGTGCGCCGCCGCGCTCGCCCTCCGCGCCCACGCGCCGGGCCTCTCCGTCACCCTGCTGGAGGCGAGCGCCTACGCCGAGCCGCGCATCGGCGAGACGCTTCCGCCCCCGGCGGCGGAGGTGCTGCGGCGGCTCGGTGTGTGGGACGAGTTCCAGGCTCAGGAGCACCGCCCCGCATACGGCACCTCCGCGGCGTGGGGCGGCGCCCGGCCGCACGACCACGACTTCTTCGGCTCGGTGCACTCGGTGGGATGGCACCTGGACCGCTCCGCCTTCGACGCCATGCTCGCCTCCGCGGCCGAGGGGCGCGGCGTGTCGGTCCGCCGCTCCACGCGCGTCACCGGCGCGGAGCGGGAGGGCGGGGGATGGCGGCTCGCGCTCGACGGCGCGCCCGCGCTCCATGCGCGCTTCGTGATCGACGCCACGGGCCCGTCCGCATCGTTCGCGCGGCGCCACGGCGGTGCGCGGTCGCGCGTGGTGGACCGGCTGGCCGGCTTTGCGCGGTTTCTACGAGAGGCGCGCCCCACCCCCGCGGGGACGCTGGTAGAAGCGTTCCCGGACGGCTGGTGGTACACGGCGGCGCTCCCGGGCGGGTTGCGGGTGGCCGTGTGCATGACGGACAGCGACCTCGCGCGCCCGCTGCGGCTGGACGAGGAGCGGGGGTGGCTGGATGCCCTGCGCGCCGCACCCGTCACCTCGTCCCTCCTCGAGGGCGCCGAGCCGTGCGGGCCGCCGCTGGTGCGCGCGCCACGCTCGCGCCGCCTGGACCCTCCCACGGGCGATGGCTGGCTCGCCGCCGGAGACGCCGCGTCCACCTTCGACCCGCTCTCCTCGCAGGGCGTCCTGAAGGCGCTCCGCTCGGGGATCTTTGCCGCCTACGCCGCCGGCGACCTCCTCACCACGAGCGACGAGCGGGGGATGCGCCGTTACGACCACTTCATCCGGCAGGAGTTCGCCGGCTACCTCCGCGCCCGCTCCCGCTACTACGCGGAGGAGCGCCGCTGGCCCGCCCGCGAATTCTGGCGCCGCCGCCACGCCCCCGAGCCCGCCGCCGCACCCTGA